From the Clostridium sp. Marseille-P299 genome, one window contains:
- a CDS encoding pectinesterase family protein, which yields MRRSVKRAVALGLTFLMTVSAVPPRNVLAEGTANTVVAQIPAFPGAEGGGMYASGGRGYNVYVVTNLEDYGKNDTPIKGSLRYGLQSNTTIVFNVAGNIELKQSLRFDNLENITIAGQTAPGDGITISGWDTNISNSKNIIIRYMRFRPGAINVHTGGDSMDSLWGRDNDTFIIDHCSFSWNTDETLSLYRGENGTVQWNMVYESLTLSGHSKGRHGYGGIAGGDAVTFHHNLYANHTSRNPRLGGGYAGYADADHVAVTELSNNVIYNWGYNTAYGGGYNFANFRNNYELAGPGTRDNVTNWVMNPGEATKVGGFYINGNYIADYTNRENGILTDWLDNNSDYIAFSGVLEGDNKTEFSKDPYVSADSTGANNGQKNEGFDNYELRDAESVLDEVIAKAGATYPRRDALDARIAAEVENGLGRYINTEHQVGGYLSPSGVITAQRDADFDKDLDGMADAWELENGLNPDDATDRNGTDLSAEGYTNLEVYLNSLVDMEHVAENPTATIVSPANNEFVNEGDTVTVAVDVKSEYGHAIEKVDFYYSTEYETTFVGTVDVAGSSVATGSAISAKLSEIPTVTTGSSVTDVVSGGAISGVTEGTYTMDIEGLQDGSYYITARVYDVEGNQTQTTASEIHVNADETTLKEAGWENTDIGTVAISGTGSFDNGVLTVKGNGKLGKSEGSVSGTETNKATQDEFHYVYQEVTGDVEVVAKIESMSAVDNHAFAGIMIRNGLETDSAAAALGLSWVKYTNLPWSMYLAGRDTDGGNFNDISETIDSQANAEKAGISLQADIPFKNGKDFVGYWMKLARFGNTFTAYSSADGEIWTKIGERTIDMNEKVYVGFAADSNKVANDIEQLNTARFSNVKVNTTIYDVTYNLTDLKVEEAPIKVADGEDLYLKLTTEIGMQVPETIEVTINNETQTVPVEILDKLEGKVVIQNVTGDVTITGAGVEDLTSAEQVTLTKKDDLGLLSVTWKNKAMILNQAATKGQMTQNIAEGKESLAENVSYLLFPETNDAQKMEMDITILSKADESNSKGLFVGAFGTSNESFLSLGFRNGTSQSLTGYWTKTGGNSGNGGSAVNNGSANTKPSYQVGEKYHVIFEKVKIGLNNQYQVSYTGIDENGDAIDAYKLFKDSECYLKGDDVAQYGLALIGVSAQVENLTLTDSKNRVIYDQNATILPEVVDKDGLLKVSEVGTTIILDQTATTGRMTKSATEQAENVSYYVFPATSNYQTMSLDLTISDYYITGQAGKTAGAFVGAFQLESPQNFLSLGFRGYDSSVGTDSLSGYWTKGTGSAGNGSPKYAVEKNVVYNVTLEKTEKDGYWAYFTNTATGVTDKKQFKASEMLLTLEDSLSFGIALVGAKVEIKNLKLVDENGTVIYDQNDHVSEAGTAPVVTKITSAQVNEDRTGIDIAWTGEGAEGDGRYVVEVSKNGGNYVKVKETTDTNCTYPVDSSGSYVFKIYGVCGQETTEAVYSEAVVYKAPLTAPANIYASNEGGVLTISWDAVEEAESYEVYRSTSKDGTYTKLTTTTETSYVDDKFDLEQPYYYYVVSLGDNNSSNPSNEVFIMLAGERTGEFVYGKEAPSIEITQKPNDTVTSNEVVLAGKVDTKSTVSLVLNGEVVKTSNEVFEFAITLEQGRNEIELIVKAEDGRATRKTFNFVYLTSYDILVDGSYEGTDGDLVDNVPVYKTLEAAINAADENGTLIYIKNGRYYEKLTINKKNISLIGEDSEKTVLYYDVASGSKTPEGVDYGTSGSASITINASASNFSAENLTISNEFDYVKAVAEKFNGTQAVALLNKSEGSIFTNVRMYGYQDTLCAHSNSQFYYKCYIAGNVDYIFGGAKAVFEDCDLVNLLPGYVTAASTELAQEYGYVFINSRVLGASDLAEETVYLARPWRQDAAVTYVDCYLEDVVREIGYCDMSSNSYKNARFYEYNSYGPGFAVNSDRIQLSKEEAAQYTKSNIFGAFDVDARYAEISGLYAGKTETPEPTVTPEPTETPEPTSTPEPTSTPAPTSTPRPTSTPSTGSDSDNESTVSPTPQPEKVEIVSVDKNETVQSILKKDKNNSTAIIAVVTGGEKGKISVSVDVSSNKELKSGERVYVFRVDSKTGKLLSIPGGYGYKVSANGKVDLTLATEGEYVILENAPSNSVIRSIPAQVWSSMDYSVLYLDGEIGATRELKLHLPETVEIVNSLNAKPSSKAMTVAKVDYSSSNTAVATVSKDGVITAKSNGKAVIVTKVTFASGKVKTMKRTIVVKEPSVRFNIAKTTLKTNETIDHSVKGLGYPTDKIEVSIQNNGVLELVDGKIKAVKAGSAVVTAKYGDVTVTTEITVK from the coding sequence ATGAGAAGAAGCGTTAAAAGAGCTGTAGCTTTAGGGCTAACATTTCTTATGACAGTATCTGCTGTTCCACCGCGTAATGTTTTAGCGGAAGGAACTGCAAATACAGTAGTAGCACAAATTCCAGCATTCCCTGGTGCTGAGGGTGGCGGAATGTATGCGAGCGGAGGTCGCGGTTACAATGTTTATGTAGTTACAAATCTTGAAGATTATGGAAAGAACGATACTCCAATTAAAGGATCTTTACGTTACGGTCTTCAAAGTAATACTACAATTGTATTTAATGTAGCAGGTAATATTGAATTAAAACAAAGTCTCCGTTTTGATAACCTAGAAAATATTACCATTGCAGGGCAAACTGCACCTGGTGATGGTATTACTATTTCAGGTTGGGACACAAATATTAGTAATTCAAAAAACATTATCATTCGTTACATGCGTTTCCGTCCGGGTGCTATTAATGTACATACTGGCGGCGATTCTATGGACTCATTATGGGGACGTGATAATGATACATTTATAATTGATCATTGTTCATTTAGTTGGAATACAGATGAAACCCTTTCATTATATCGTGGTGAAAACGGAACAGTTCAGTGGAATATGGTTTATGAAAGTCTTACACTTTCAGGACACTCCAAAGGTAGACATGGTTACGGTGGTATTGCAGGTGGTGATGCAGTAACTTTCCATCATAATTTATATGCAAACCATACCTCAAGAAATCCTCGTTTGGGTGGTGGATATGCTGGATATGCAGATGCAGATCACGTAGCTGTAACAGAATTATCCAACAACGTTATTTACAACTGGGGTTATAATACTGCATATGGTGGTGGTTATAATTTTGCAAACTTTAGAAATAACTATGAGCTTGCTGGTCCAGGAACGAGAGATAATGTAACCAACTGGGTTATGAACCCTGGTGAGGCTACTAAAGTTGGTGGTTTTTATATTAATGGAAACTACATAGCAGATTACACAAATAGAGAGAATGGAATTTTAACCGACTGGTTAGATAATAATTCTGATTACATTGCTTTTAGTGGTGTGTTAGAAGGAGACAATAAAACAGAATTTAGTAAAGACCCATATGTCTCCGCAGATAGTACTGGAGCAAATAATGGACAGAAAAATGAAGGATTTGATAATTACGAACTTAGAGATGCAGAGTCTGTATTAGATGAGGTGATTGCGAAAGCAGGTGCAACTTATCCACGTAGAGATGCACTTGATGCAAGAATTGCAGCCGAAGTAGAGAATGGTCTTGGCCGTTATATCAATACAGAGCATCAAGTTGGTGGTTACCTATCTCCAAGTGGTGTAATTACAGCACAAAGAGATGCTGACTTTGATAAAGACTTAGATGGTATGGCAGATGCTTGGGAACTTGAAAACGGTTTAAATCCTGATGATGCAACCGATAGAAATGGAACAGACTTAAGTGCAGAAGGCTATACAAACCTTGAAGTTTACTTAAATTCATTGGTTGATATGGAGCACGTAGCTGAAAACCCAACAGCAACGATTGTATCTCCAGCAAATAACGAATTTGTCAATGAAGGTGATACAGTTACAGTTGCCGTAGATGTAAAATCCGAATATGGACATGCAATTGAAAAAGTAGATTTTTATTATAGTACAGAATATGAAACAACATTTGTTGGTACTGTAGATGTAGCAGGAAGCAGTGTTGCAACTGGTAGCGCTATTTCAGCTAAACTTAGTGAAATACCAACGGTAACAACAGGTAGTTCTGTAACAGATGTAGTTTCTGGCGGTGCAATTAGTGGAGTAACAGAAGGCACCTACACAATGGATATAGAAGGATTGCAAGATGGTTCCTATTATATAACAGCAAGAGTATATGACGTAGAAGGAAATCAAACACAAACAACTGCTTCTGAAATCCATGTAAATGCAGATGAAACAACATTAAAAGAAGCTGGCTGGGAGAACACTGATATAGGAACTGTAGCAATTAGTGGTACAGGTAGTTTTGATAACGGTGTACTCACAGTAAAAGGTAATGGTAAACTAGGAAAATCTGAGGGAAGTGTATCTGGAACAGAAACAAATAAGGCTACTCAGGATGAATTCCATTATGTTTATCAGGAAGTTACTGGTGATGTTGAGGTTGTTGCTAAAATTGAGAGTATGTCTGCTGTAGATAATCATGCATTTGCAGGTATTATGATACGTAATGGTTTGGAAACAGATTCTGCTGCTGCAGCTCTTGGATTATCATGGGTAAAATATACGAATCTTCCATGGTCTATGTATTTAGCAGGCCGTGATACAGACGGTGGTAATTTTAATGATATTAGTGAGACAATCGATAGCCAAGCAAATGCAGAAAAAGCTGGTATTAGCTTACAAGCAGATATTCCATTTAAGAATGGAAAAGATTTTGTTGGATATTGGATGAAACTCGCTCGTTTCGGAAATACATTTACAGCATATAGTTCTGCAGACGGTGAAATCTGGACTAAAATTGGCGAAAGAACAATTGACATGAATGAAAAAGTTTATGTTGGTTTTGCCGCAGATAGTAACAAAGTAGCAAATGATATTGAACAGCTTAATACAGCACGTTTTTCTAATGTTAAAGTAAATACAACAATCTATGATGTTACGTATAATTTAACAGACTTAAAAGTAGAAGAAGCACCTATTAAAGTAGCAGATGGTGAAGATTTATATTTAAAACTTACAACAGAAATTGGTATGCAAGTACCTGAAACAATTGAAGTAACAATCAATAATGAAACACAAACAGTTCCAGTAGAAATCCTTGATAAATTAGAAGGTAAAGTTGTGATCCAAAATGTTACTGGCGATGTTACAATTACAGGTGCTGGTGTAGAAGATTTAACATCTGCTGAGCAAGTGACATTAACAAAAAAAGATGATCTTGGACTTTTAAGTGTAACTTGGAAAAATAAAGCAATGATTTTAAATCAAGCTGCAACCAAAGGTCAAATGACACAAAATATAGCTGAAGGCAAAGAGAGCTTAGCGGAAAATGTAAGTTATTTATTATTCCCAGAAACCAATGATGCACAAAAAATGGAAATGGATATCACTATTTTATCAAAGGCCGATGAGTCTAATAGTAAAGGACTATTTGTAGGTGCATTTGGTACAAGTAATGAAAGTTTTCTATCCTTAGGATTCCGTAATGGTACGTCTCAAAGCTTGACTGGATATTGGACAAAAACAGGTGGAAATTCAGGTAATGGCGGTAGTGCAGTAAACAATGGAAGTGCTAATACGAAACCCTCCTATCAAGTTGGTGAAAAGTATCATGTTATTTTTGAAAAAGTAAAAATTGGTTTAAACAATCAGTATCAGGTTAGCTATACAGGTATAGATGAGAACGGTGATGCTATTGATGCATATAAGTTATTTAAAGATAGTGAGTGCTATTTAAAGGGAGACGATGTAGCACAATATGGCTTAGCCTTAATCGGAGTATCTGCTCAAGTTGAAAATCTTACATTAACAGATTCAAAAAACCGTGTAATTTATGATCAAAATGCGACGATACTTCCTGAAGTTGTTGACAAAGATGGATTATTAAAGGTATCAGAAGTTGGAACAACAATTATTCTTGATCAAACAGCAACTACTGGTAGAATGACAAAAAGTGCAACTGAGCAAGCTGAGAACGTAAGTTATTATGTATTCCCAGCAACCTCAAACTATCAGACAATGAGTTTAGATTTAACAATCTCTGATTATTATATCACTGGTCAAGCAGGTAAAACTGCAGGTGCTTTTGTTGGTGCATTCCAGCTTGAAAGCCCACAAAACTTCTTATCTCTTGGATTTAGAGGATATGATTCTTCCGTTGGAACAGATTCATTATCAGGATATTGGACTAAGGGAACAGGAAGTGCAGGAAATGGTAGTCCTAAATATGCCGTTGAGAAAAATGTTGTTTATAATGTAACACTTGAAAAAACTGAAAAAGATGGATATTGGGCTTATTTTACGAATACAGCTACTGGAGTAACAGATAAAAAGCAATTCAAAGCATCAGAAATGTTATTAACATTAGAAGATTCCTTATCCTTTGGTATTGCATTAGTTGGAGCAAAAGTAGAAATTAAGAATCTTAAATTAGTAGATGAAAATGGTACAGTAATCTATGACCAAAATGATCACGTATCAGAAGCTGGTACAGCTCCTGTTGTAACAAAGATTACTTCTGCACAAGTAAATGAAGACAGAACAGGCATTGATATTGCATGGACAGGAGAAGGAGCAGAAGGCGATGGAAGATATGTCGTTGAAGTTTCTAAAAATGGTGGAAACTATGTAAAAGTTAAAGAGACGACAGATACAAATTGTACTTATCCAGTAGATAGTAGTGGATCTTATGTCTTTAAAATCTATGGAGTTTGTGGTCAAGAGACTACAGAAGCGGTTTATTCAGAAGCAGTCGTTTATAAAGCGCCATTAACAGCACCTGCTAATATTTATGCATCAAATGAAGGTGGCGTTTTGACAATTAGCTGGGATGCAGTAGAGGAAGCAGAAAGCTATGAAGTATATCGTTCAACATCAAAAGATGGTACTTATACGAAGTTAACAACTACAACAGAGACATCTTATGTTGATGATAAGTTTGATTTAGAACAACCATATTACTATTATGTGGTTTCACTTGGAGATAATAACAGTAGTAACCCATCCAATGAGGTATTTATTATGCTAGCTGGTGAACGTACCGGTGAATTCGTGTATGGTAAAGAAGCTCCAAGTATTGAGATTACACAAAAGCCAAATGATACAGTAACTAGTAATGAAGTGGTATTAGCAGGTAAGGTTGATACAAAATCTACAGTTTCTCTTGTTTTAAATGGTGAAGTAGTAAAAACTTCAAATGAGGTATTTGAATTTGCAATTACTCTAGAACAGGGTAGAAATGAAATTGAACTTATTGTAAAAGCAGAAGATGGAAGAGCAACAAGAAAAACATTTAATTTTGTTTACCTTACATCTTATGATATTTTAGTTGATGGTTCCTATGAAGGAACTGACGGAGATTTAGTAGATAACGTTCCAGTATATAAAACACTAGAAGCGGCAATCAATGCAGCAGATGAAAATGGAACTCTTATTTACATAAAGAATGGAAGATATTACGAGAAATTAACAATTAATAAAAAGAATATTTCACTAATCGGAGAAGATAGTGAAAAAACAGTACTTTACTATGATGTTGCATCTGGTTCAAAAACTCCAGAGGGAGTTGATTATGGAACAAGTGGAAGTGCAAGTATTACGATAAATGCAAGTGCTTCTAATTTCTCCGCTGAAAACTTAACAATTTCTAATGAATTTGATTATGTAAAAGCGGTAGCTGAGAAATTCAATGGAACACAAGCAGTTGCATTATTAAACAAATCCGAAGGTTCTATATTTACAAATGTTCGTATGTATGGATATCAGGATACGCTTTGCGCACACTCAAATAGCCAATTCTATTATAAATGCTATATTGCTGGTAATGTTGATTATATTTTCGGTGGTGCAAAAGCAGTATTTGAAGATTGTGATTTAGTAAACTTATTACCAGGTTATGTTACAGCAGCAAGTACAGAACTTGCACAGGAATATGGATATGTATTTATTAATAGCCGTGTACTTGGTGCCAGTGATCTTGCTGAAGAAACCGTTTATTTAGCACGTCCTTGGAGACAAGATGCTGCAGTTACTTATGTAGATTGCTACTTAGAAGATGTTGTTAGAGAAATCGGATATTGTGACATGAGCAGTAATAGTTATAAGAATGCAAGATTTTATGAGTATAATTCTTATGGACCAGGATTTGCTGTAAATTCAGATCGTATTCAACTATCAAAAGAAGAAGCTGCACAATATACAAAGAGCAATATTTTTGGAGCATTTGATGTTGATGCAAGATACGCTGAGATTTCAGGGCTTTATGCTGGAAAAACAGAAACACCAGAACCAACGGTGACACCAGAACCAACAGAAACACCAGAACCAACAAGCACACCAGAGCCAACAAGTACACCAGCTCCAACAAGTACACCAAGACCAACAAGTACACCAAGTACAGGATCCGATTCAGATAATGAATCTACAGTTTCTCCTACACCACAACCAGAAAAGGTTGAAATAGTTTCTGTTGATAAGAATGAAACAGTACAATCTATTTTAAAGAAGGACAAAAATAATTCTACAGCTATCATTGCAGTAGTAACTGGTGGAGAAAAAGGTAAAATATCCGTTTCTGTTGATGTAAGCTCTAATAAAGAATTAAAGAGCGGAGAACGTGTTTATGTATTCCGTGTTGACAGTAAGACTGGTAAACTTTTAAGCATCCCAGGTGGATATGGATATAAGGTTTCTGCGAATGGTAAGGTAGACTTAACACTTGCAACAGAAGGTGAATATGTAATCCTTGAAAATGCTCCAAGCAATTCAGTAATTCGAAGTATACCTGCACAAGTTTGGTCAAGCATGGATTATAGTGTACTATATTTAGATGGTGAAATTGGTGCTACTAGAGAATTAAAATTACATCTTCCAGAAACAGTGGAGATTGTTAATTCTTTAAATGCAAAACCATCCTCAAAAGCAATGACTGTTGCAAAAGTAGATTATTCATCATCCAATACAGCAGTAGCTACGGTATCAAAAGATGGAGTAATTACAGCAAAATCAAATGGTAAAGCTGTAATTGTTACTAAAGTAACCTTTGCTTCAGGAAAAGTAAAGACAATGAAACGTACAATCGTTGTAAAAGAGCCAAGCGTTCGTTTCAATATAGCAAAAACTACATTGAAAACAAATGAAACCATTGATCATAGCGTAAAAGGGTTAGGATACCCAACAGATAAGATTGAAGTTTCTATTCAAAATAATGGGGTATTAGAGTTAGTTGATGGTAAGATAAAAGCAGTGAAAGCTGGTAGCGCAGTAGTAACCGCAAAATACGGTGATGTTACTGTAACAACTGAAATTACTGTTAAATAA
- a CDS encoding S-ribosylhomocysteine lyase: protein MKQIASFTIDHLRLLPGIYVSRKDTVGNEIITTFDIRVTRPNYEPVMNTAEIHTIEHLAATYLRNHEDFGNKIIYFGPMGCRTGFYLLLAGDYESKDVVALLTGMFEFIRDFEGEVPGAAAFNCGNYLDMNLPMAKYIANRYLEEVLNSIDDSRLIYPN from the coding sequence ATGAAACAGATTGCCAGCTTTACTATTGACCATTTACGATTACTTCCTGGTATCTATGTATCTAGAAAGGATACTGTGGGAAATGAAATAATTACAACCTTTGATATTCGTGTAACAAGACCAAATTATGAGCCAGTAATGAACACAGCTGAGATTCATACCATTGAACATTTAGCTGCAACTTATTTACGTAATCATGAAGACTTTGGTAATAAAATAATATATTTTGGACCAATGGGATGTCGAACAGGTTTTTATCTATTACTTGCCGGAGATTACGAATCAAAAGATGTTGTTGCATTACTCACTGGTATGTTCGAGTTTATTCGTGATTTTGAAGGAGAAGTACCAGGTGCTGCTGCCTTTAATTGCGGTAATTATTTAGATATGAATCTACCTATGGCAAAATATATAGCAAATCGTTATTTAGAAGAAGTTCTTAATTCAATTGACGATTCTCGACTTATTTATCCAAATTAA
- a CDS encoding HAD family hydrolase: protein MIRNIIIDIGQVLANFRWKEYIRDLGYNEDMNQRIAKATVLSPYWNEVDRGAISMEEIMEGCISLDKEIEKEIRHFFEDRREIVREYDYSEELVHTLKKNGYNVYLLSNYGEENFSYVKDVFRFLPLVDGGIISYEVKKIKPEPEIYQALIEKYQINPNESVFLDDLEKNLEAAKIFGFHTILFQTLDGAKSELRELGVNI, encoded by the coding sequence ATGATACGAAATATTATAATTGATATTGGGCAGGTTTTAGCGAACTTTCGGTGGAAAGAGTATATTAGGGATCTAGGCTATAATGAAGATATGAATCAAAGAATTGCAAAGGCAACGGTATTGTCCCCTTATTGGAACGAAGTGGACCGAGGTGCGATATCTATGGAAGAAATTATGGAAGGTTGTATAAGTTTAGATAAAGAAATAGAAAAAGAGATTAGGCATTTCTTTGAAGATCGTAGAGAAATTGTTCGAGAATATGATTATTCAGAAGAGCTCGTACATACATTAAAGAAAAATGGATATAACGTCTATTTATTATCAAACTATGGAGAAGAAAATTTCTCATATGTTAAGGATGTATTTCGTTTTCTACCGCTTGTTGATGGTGGGATTATATCTTATGAAGTTAAAAAGATAAAACCAGAACCTGAAATTTACCAAGCTTTAATAGAAAAATATCAAATTAATCCAAATGAGTCGGTTTTCCTAGATGATTTAGAGAAAAATCTAGAAGCAGCTAAAATATTTGGTTTTCATACTATATTATTTCAGACACTTGACGGGGCAAAGAGTGAGTTAAGAGAGCTTGGAGTTAATATATAA
- a CDS encoding HAD family hydrolase, protein MDSIIFDLDGTMWDSTKAAAIVWREVAKRNSSITDEINAERLKALYGLPLEDIARGLFKSVPEQVALETMEICVVEQNPYLTKHGGILLGNIEETLAVLSKKYQLFIVSNCKSGYIESFLEAHQLSKYFKDFECPGGTGLLKADNIRLVMERNHLTSPIYVGDTNGDGIAAHEAGIPFIFARYGFGEATDYEYAIDSFEELLDVDFEVLTNK, encoded by the coding sequence ATGGATAGTATTATTTTTGATTTAGATGGTACCATGTGGGATTCCACAAAAGCAGCAGCGATTGTTTGGAGAGAAGTAGCAAAACGAAATTCAAGCATTACAGACGAAATTAATGCAGAGAGATTAAAGGCTTTGTATGGTTTACCATTAGAAGACATCGCAAGAGGGTTATTTAAAAGTGTTCCAGAACAGGTTGCATTAGAAACAATGGAGATTTGTGTGGTAGAACAAAATCCGTATTTAACAAAACATGGAGGGATTCTTTTAGGAAATATTGAAGAAACTCTAGCGGTTCTTTCTAAGAAATATCAGTTATTTATAGTTAGCAATTGTAAGAGTGGCTATATTGAATCATTTTTAGAGGCACATCAACTAAGTAAATATTTTAAAGACTTTGAGTGCCCAGGTGGAACGGGATTATTAAAAGCTGATAATATTCGTTTAGTTATGGAAAGAAATCATTTAACATCACCTATTTATGTAGGGGATACCAATGGTGATGGAATAGCAGCTCATGAAGCAGGAATACCTTTTATCTTTGCTAGATATGGGTTTGGAGAGGCTACAGATTATGAATATGCAATAGATTCCTTTGAGGAATTATTGGATGTAGATTTTGAGGTATTAACGAATAAATAG
- a CDS encoding D-2-hydroxyacid dehydrogenase, which produces MKIVVMEANTLGEDVDMKMFEALGELTIYGESNPMENADRIADADIIIVNKIPMNENTLSKAKNLKLICLTATGTNIVDFPYVNSRGITVTNVKGYSTQSVIQHTFALLFYVYEKLSFYDNYVKSGTYAKSDIFSNFDKKFNELYGKTWGIIGLGDIGRGVAKVAEVFGCNIIYYSTSGRNGNQEYKQVDLDTLLETSDIVSIHAPLNAVTTDLIGEKELKRMKKSAILLNLGRGPIVNEDALANALMNNEIAGAGLDVLTVEPMLESNPLLKIQDSTKLIITPHIAWATVEARTRCATEVYQNIEAFYQGVERNVVRS; this is translated from the coding sequence ATGAAGATAGTTGTAATGGAAGCAAACACATTAGGTGAAGACGTTGATATGAAAATGTTTGAAGCATTAGGTGAATTAACCATTTATGGTGAGTCAAACCCCATGGAGAATGCGGATAGAATTGCAGACGCTGATATCATTATTGTAAATAAAATACCGATGAATGAAAACACCTTATCAAAAGCTAAAAATCTTAAGTTAATATGTTTAACAGCAACGGGAACCAATATTGTGGATTTTCCTTATGTAAACAGTAGAGGAATTACAGTAACCAACGTAAAAGGTTATTCCACGCAATCCGTAATTCAACATACATTTGCATTACTTTTTTATGTATATGAGAAATTAAGTTTTTATGATAATTATGTTAAATCAGGTACCTATGCAAAAAGTGATATTTTTAGTAATTTTGATAAAAAATTCAATGAACTGTATGGAAAGACATGGGGAATTATTGGACTTGGCGATATCGGTAGAGGAGTAGCAAAAGTAGCAGAAGTTTTTGGATGTAATATAATTTATTATTCCACAAGTGGTAGGAATGGGAATCAAGAATATAAGCAAGTAGATTTAGATACTTTATTAGAGACATCCGATATTGTTTCAATTCATGCACCATTAAATGCAGTAACAACGGATTTAATCGGAGAAAAAGAGTTAAAACGTATGAAAAAATCAGCTATTTTACTTAATCTAGGACGTGGGCCGATTGTAAATGAAGATGCATTAGCAAATGCATTAATGAATAATGAAATCGCAGGAGCAGGACTGGATGTATTAACAGTTGAACCGATGCTAGAGAGTAATCCCTTACTTAAAATTCAAGATAGCACAAAATTAATTATTACACCACATATCGCGTGGGCAACCGTTGAGGCAAGAACCCGCTGTGCTACTGAAGTTTATCAAAACATAGAAGCATTTTATCAAGGTGTAGAACGAAATGTCGTGAGAAGTTAA
- a CDS encoding ABC transporter substrate-binding protein, translated as MKKVSRFLSLFMACSLALTACGSPKNDNGNTGSAAGENGSVYVYNWGEYIDPDVIDMFEEETGIKVIYNEFEQNEDMYPIVKTGSVNYDVVCPSDYMIEKMIGEGLLQEINYDNIPNAANLDPTYLKSAEEFDPGNKYSVPYTWGTVGILYNKTMVDEPIDSWSVLFDEKYKDDILMIDSVRDAFMIALTYLGYDSNSTNEAELNEARDLLKAQYPLVQAYVIDQVRDKMIGEEAAIGVIYSGEAIFTQRENENLEYVVPKEGSNVWIDGWVIPKNAQNKENAEAWINFLCREDIALKNFEYITYSTPNKAARELIEDEDIRNSIVAFPGEDILSRCSTFHYLGEEMDSIYMQKWNEVKN; from the coding sequence ATGAAAAAAGTATCACGTTTCTTAAGCTTATTTATGGCTTGCTCTCTTGCTCTTACCGCATGTGGTTCACCAAAAAATGATAATGGCAATACTGGAAGTGCCGCTGGTGAAAATGGTTCCGTTTATGTTTATAACTGGGGTGAATACATTGATCCAGATGTAATTGATATGTTTGAAGAGGAAACTGGAATTAAAGTTATTTATAATGAATTCGAACAAAATGAAGATATGTATCCAATTGTAAAAACTGGTTCCGTTAATTATGATGTTGTATGTCCTTCCGATTATATGATTGAGAAAATGATTGGTGAAGGTTTATTACAAGAAATTAATTATGATAACATTCCAAATGCAGCTAACTTAGATCCTACTTACCTAAAGAGCGCGGAAGAATTCGATCCAGGCAATAAATATTCTGTTCCTTATACTTGGGGAACTGTTGGTATTTTATATAATAAAACTATGGTAGATGAGCCTATCGACAGCTGGAGCGTTTTATTCGATGAGAAATATAAAGACGACATCCTTATGATTGACAGTGTTCGTGATGCTTTTATGATTGCTCTTACTTACCTTGGATATGATTCCAATAGTACAAACGAAGCTGAACTTAACGAAGCTAGAGATTTATTAAAAGCTCAATATCCACTTGTTCAAGCATATGTAATTGACCAAGTACGTGATAAAATGATTGGTGAAGAAGCTGCAATTGGTGTTATTTATTCTGGTGAAGCAATCTTTACTCAAAGAGAAAATGAAAATCTTGAATATGTGGTTCCTAAAGAAGGTTCTAACGTATGGATTGATGGATGGGTTATTCCAAAGAATGCACAGAACAAAGAAAATGCGGAGGCATGGATCAACTTTTTATGCCGTGAAGATATTGCATTAAAGAACTTTGAATACATTACTTACTCTACTCCAAATAAAGCTGCACGTGAGTTAATTGAAGACGAAGATATTCGTAACAGCATTGTTGCTTTCCCAGGAGAAGATATTTTAAGTAGATGTAGTACATTCCACTACCTTGGTGAGGAAATGGATTCTATTTATATGCAAAAATGGAATGAAGTAAAGAACTAA